The following proteins come from a genomic window of Nitrospira sp.:
- a CDS encoding Thiamine-monophosphate kinase has protein sequence MARRPADIPIQEFALIRSLKDRYACHAPGLVQGIGDDAAVIETSSRTWCHLTTDLLAEGVHFDLKSTSPESVGYRAAMANLSDIAAMGAVPRYLLISLAVPKTVKRSHIYGLYRGLMKASSPYDVALIGGDTSASKAGLFLSITLLGTTSRHRALFRHGAKVGDHIYVSGTLGDSLAGLKLLMSNTTSYPLGQRKTEFSRSHRQFLVRRHSHPTARVAEGQWLNERRLASSAIDLSDGLSGDLRHLCEESRVGAEVELDRIPISPACRAYARTIGASPIRLALAGGEDYELLFTASPRDCGTIEREARTRGYRITRIGTIRPQQFGIQMTIDDRTQPMPISSYEHFR, from the coding sequence GTGGCCCGCCGTCCGGCCGACATCCCCATACAGGAATTTGCTCTGATCCGATCTCTCAAAGACCGGTATGCCTGCCATGCACCCGGGCTCGTTCAAGGCATCGGCGACGACGCAGCCGTGATCGAGACCTCCTCCCGGACCTGGTGTCACCTCACAACGGACCTGTTGGCAGAAGGAGTCCACTTTGACCTGAAGTCAACATCCCCTGAGTCGGTCGGATATCGAGCCGCCATGGCCAACCTCAGCGATATTGCCGCGATGGGGGCCGTCCCTCGCTATCTGCTCATTTCGCTTGCCGTCCCCAAGACAGTGAAGCGGTCACACATCTACGGGTTGTATCGCGGCTTGATGAAAGCTTCTAGCCCTTATGACGTGGCGCTCATCGGTGGAGATACCTCGGCGTCCAAGGCCGGACTCTTTCTCAGCATCACCCTGCTCGGTACCACGAGCCGGCATCGGGCGCTGTTTCGGCACGGTGCCAAAGTAGGCGATCACATCTATGTCTCGGGGACTCTTGGAGACTCCCTGGCAGGCCTCAAGCTCTTAATGAGCAACACAACCTCGTACCCCTTGGGACAAAGGAAGACTGAATTCTCGCGTTCTCATCGGCAATTTCTTGTTCGCCGCCATTCTCACCCTACCGCGAGGGTCGCGGAGGGCCAATGGCTCAACGAGAGGCGACTTGCCTCATCCGCCATCGATCTGTCCGACGGCCTCTCCGGAGACCTACGGCATCTGTGCGAAGAAAGTCGAGTCGGCGCAGAGGTGGAACTTGATAGGATACCGATCTCACCGGCCTGCCGAGCCTATGCCCGGACGATCGGCGCCTCGCCGATTCGACTCGCGCTCGCCGGCGGCGAAGACTATGAGCTCCTGTTCACCGCTTCTCCGCGCGACTGCGGTACCATTGAGCGGGAAGCCCGAACACGAGGCTATCGCATAACCCGCATCGGGACGATTCGTCCGCAGCAATTCGGGATTCAGATGACGATCGATGATCGCACGCAACCGATGCCGATCAGCAGTTATGAGCATTTCCGCTGA
- a CDS encoding ATP-dependent protease La Type I, with protein sequence MTDPNEQDIQPPQNVEVPGQLPLLPVRDIVVFPYMVLPLFVGRDMSIKAIEAALAGNRMIFLATQKALDVENPAPKDIHTIGTVGIIMRMLKLPDERIKILVQGIAKAKITKYIQTDPYYSVRIDKLIDTKPTATDLEAEAVMRTVKEQIERIVSLGKVLIPDVMVVIENLEEPGRLADMVASNLGLKVDATQAVLEISDPIQRLRQVSDILGKEIEVLSMQQKIQAQAKGEMDKTQREYFLREQLKAIQKELGELDERAEEITEFRKRIKDAKMPDKVLKETEKQLKRLEKMHPDTAESATVRTYLEWMVELPWSKRSKDNLELKAAAKVLNEDHYDLEKVKERILEYLAVRKLKEKMKGPILCFVGPPGVGKTSLGKSIARSLGREFVRISLGGVRDEAEIRGHRRTYVGALPGRIIQGMKQAGTGNPVFMLDEVDKVGMDFRGDPSAALLEVLDPEQNSAFTDHYLGVPFDLTEVMFITTANLIDPILPALRDRMEVIEIPGYTEEEKLGIAQKYLIPRQLEEHGITSKHVRLTEPAIRQIISHYTREAGVRNLEREIANVMRKVAKKVAEGKGLGFPIEPSNLHKYLGVSKYVPEAELEKDEIGVATGLAWTESGGDVLYIEATVMKGKGQLTLTGHLGDVMKESAQAALSYVRSREKTLHLSPGMFSKQDLHIHVPAGAIPKDGPSAGITMATAIASAFSGTPTRRDLAMTGEITLRGRVLPIGGLKEKILAAKRAKLTTVILPRRNKKDLEEIPKHLLKGIQLAFVETMDDVMKIALRRSAKASPASRKPSPPPAPTRIRPLRPGKSRRSHELPATVMATRVLTRS encoded by the coding sequence ATGACCGACCCAAACGAGCAAGACATTCAGCCTCCGCAAAACGTCGAGGTTCCGGGCCAACTCCCGCTGTTGCCGGTCCGGGATATCGTCGTCTTTCCGTATATGGTGCTCCCCCTTTTCGTCGGACGCGACATGTCGATCAAGGCCATCGAAGCGGCCCTTGCCGGCAATCGGATGATCTTCCTCGCGACTCAGAAAGCGCTCGACGTCGAAAATCCCGCTCCCAAAGACATCCACACGATCGGCACCGTCGGCATCATCATGCGGATGCTGAAGCTGCCCGATGAACGCATCAAAATCCTGGTACAGGGCATCGCCAAAGCGAAGATCACGAAATACATTCAAACCGACCCCTACTACTCCGTTCGGATCGACAAGCTGATTGATACGAAACCGACGGCCACGGACCTTGAGGCAGAAGCCGTCATGCGGACCGTGAAAGAACAGATCGAACGAATCGTGAGCTTGGGAAAAGTCTTGATCCCCGATGTCATGGTCGTCATCGAAAACCTCGAGGAGCCGGGCCGACTGGCCGACATGGTGGCCTCTAATCTCGGCCTCAAAGTCGACGCCACCCAGGCCGTCTTGGAAATTTCCGACCCGATTCAACGCCTTCGCCAAGTGAGCGACATTCTCGGGAAGGAAATCGAAGTTCTTTCCATGCAGCAAAAGATCCAGGCGCAGGCCAAGGGCGAGATGGACAAGACCCAACGGGAGTATTTTTTGCGGGAACAGCTGAAGGCCATTCAAAAGGAGTTGGGTGAACTCGATGAACGTGCGGAAGAAATCACGGAATTCCGCAAACGGATCAAAGACGCGAAGATGCCCGACAAGGTCTTGAAGGAGACTGAAAAGCAGCTCAAGCGTCTCGAGAAGATGCATCCGGATACCGCCGAATCCGCAACGGTGCGGACCTATCTGGAATGGATGGTCGAATTACCATGGTCCAAGCGATCGAAGGATAATCTCGAGCTGAAGGCCGCCGCCAAGGTATTGAATGAAGACCACTATGACCTCGAAAAGGTCAAGGAGCGGATTCTCGAATACCTGGCCGTCCGCAAACTGAAAGAGAAGATGAAGGGGCCGATCCTGTGCTTCGTCGGCCCGCCGGGAGTCGGAAAAACATCGCTCGGAAAGTCGATCGCCCGTTCATTGGGGCGCGAGTTCGTGCGTATCAGCTTGGGTGGCGTGCGGGATGAGGCCGAAATCCGAGGTCACCGCCGCACCTATGTCGGCGCATTACCGGGGCGCATCATTCAGGGCATGAAGCAAGCAGGCACCGGCAATCCCGTATTCATGCTCGACGAGGTGGACAAGGTGGGAATGGATTTTCGAGGCGACCCCTCGGCAGCCTTGCTGGAAGTCCTCGACCCTGAACAAAACAGCGCGTTCACCGACCACTATCTCGGGGTCCCATTCGACTTGACCGAAGTAATGTTCATCACCACGGCAAATTTGATCGATCCGATCCTTCCCGCATTGCGCGATCGCATGGAGGTCATCGAAATTCCAGGATATACCGAGGAAGAAAAACTCGGCATCGCCCAGAAATACCTGATTCCCCGCCAGCTCGAAGAACACGGGATTACAAGCAAACATGTCCGTCTGACGGAGCCGGCGATCCGCCAGATTATTTCGCACTACACGCGGGAGGCCGGGGTACGGAACCTTGAGCGTGAGATCGCCAATGTGATGCGTAAGGTTGCAAAGAAGGTCGCCGAGGGCAAAGGTCTGGGATTTCCGATCGAACCATCCAATCTCCATAAATATTTGGGGGTGTCGAAATATGTGCCGGAAGCAGAACTCGAGAAAGACGAAATCGGTGTGGCGACCGGCCTCGCGTGGACGGAATCGGGCGGCGATGTGCTCTACATCGAGGCCACGGTGATGAAGGGAAAAGGCCAATTGACCCTCACCGGCCACTTGGGCGACGTGATGAAAGAATCCGCTCAGGCGGCGCTCAGCTACGTTCGCTCACGGGAAAAAACCTTGCATCTCAGCCCCGGGATGTTCAGCAAACAAGACCTGCACATCCATGTGCCAGCCGGCGCTATTCCCAAGGACGGTCCCTCGGCCGGTATCACAATGGCCACCGCCATTGCCTCGGCATTTTCAGGTACGCCGACAAGGCGAGATCTGGCGATGACGGGGGAAATTACCTTGCGCGGCCGCGTGCTTCCGATCGGGGGACTCAAGGAAAAGATTTTGGCGGCGAAACGGGCGAAGCTCACCACGGTGATTCTCCCGCGTCGGAATAAGAAGGACCTGGAGGAAATCCCCAAACATCTCCTCAAAGGCATTCAATTGGCGTTCGTCGAAACTATGGACGACGTCATGAAAATCGCCCTCCGCCGAAGCGCCAAGGCTTCGCCGGCTTCTCGGAAACCATCGCCTCCGCCGGCGCCGACGCGCATCCGCCCTCTGCGACCTGGCAAAAGTCGGAGATCGCACGAACTTCCTGCCACGGTGATGGCAACCCGAGTACTTACACGGTCATAG
- a CDS encoding UTP--glucose-1-phosphate uridylyltransferase: MSRLTVRKAVIPAAGLGTRFLPATKASPKEMLPLVDKPLIQYTVEEAVASGIEDIIVITGRGKRAIEDHFDRSVELEENLKGTGKSQVLHQIRQISNLANFCYVRQSEALGLGHAVLCAQHLIGDEPFAVILGDEIIDADVPGLAQLIHIYKKRHGAVLGVQEVPKADVSRYGIVTPKRLAHGLHRVEDLVEKPAPTDAPSTLAVIGRYVLPPDIFPILRKTAPGKNGEIQLTDALKALAKKNPMYALEVEGQRHDAGDKLGFLIATVEFALKNPALGAEFRDYLSTRMHAASNNRRG; the protein is encoded by the coding sequence ATGTCACGTCTGACTGTCAGAAAAGCGGTCATTCCCGCCGCCGGCCTTGGGACACGGTTCCTTCCCGCCACAAAAGCATCCCCTAAAGAGATGTTGCCGTTGGTCGACAAACCGCTCATTCAATATACGGTCGAAGAAGCGGTGGCGTCGGGTATCGAGGATATTATCGTCATTACCGGTCGCGGTAAACGCGCCATCGAAGATCACTTCGATCGTTCCGTGGAGTTGGAAGAAAATTTGAAAGGCACCGGCAAGAGTCAGGTGCTCCATCAAATCCGACAGATTTCGAACCTGGCGAACTTCTGTTACGTTCGGCAATCCGAAGCCCTCGGCTTGGGGCATGCCGTGTTGTGCGCGCAACACCTGATCGGTGATGAGCCCTTCGCCGTCATTCTCGGGGATGAGATCATCGACGCCGATGTGCCAGGGCTCGCGCAATTGATCCACATCTATAAAAAGCGCCACGGGGCGGTACTGGGAGTGCAAGAGGTTCCCAAGGCGGATGTCAGCCGATACGGAATTGTGACCCCCAAGCGCCTTGCCCACGGCCTGCATCGAGTTGAGGATTTGGTGGAGAAACCAGCGCCGACTGACGCCCCATCCACGCTCGCCGTGATCGGCCGGTATGTCCTTCCTCCGGACATCTTTCCGATCCTGAGAAAAACCGCCCCTGGAAAGAACGGAGAAATTCAGTTGACCGATGCGCTCAAAGCACTTGCCAAAAAAAATCCGATGTATGCTCTGGAGGTCGAAGGCCAGCGTCATGACGCCGGAGACAAATTGGGTTTTTTGATCGCCACCGTTGAGTTCGCATTGAAGAACCCGGCATTGGGGGCAGAGTTCCGAGACTACCTTTCGACCCGAATGCACGCCGCATCGAATAATCGTCGAGGATGA